Within Pirellulales bacterium, the genomic segment CGGTGCCGACGCTCCCCGTCTGTCCGCTGCGGCGACTGCACGAGATGAATTTCGATAGCCCGTAGTCACCGATTTTGACGGTCCCATCTTCGCAAAACACGTTGCCCGGCTTGAGGTCGCGATGGACGATGCCGTGATCGTGAAGATACGCCACGCCGGCACCGATCCCTTGCATCCATTGCATCACTTGCTCGACCGGCAATCCACTCGGATGCGAGGCCAACACCTCTTGCAGACATTGGCCGCTGACATACTCCATGACAACCCAGGTCTCGCCCTGATCGTCCTGACGGATATCGAACAGCGAGACTAGGTTCGGATGCTTGAGGTTAAGGCATTGGGTGACGCCGCGCAGCTCGATGTCCAGATTGCGGCGAACGAGCTTGAGAGCAACCTCCTTGCCGGCGTCGCTTACCGCGTAATAGACCTCGCCGAACCCGCCATGACCGACGCCCCGCTTGATCGTGTATCCATCCAGAGGCCGGGCGCCGCTGGCAAACGCAAAGCGCGCGGCGCCGGGCGCAGGAGCGGAATTTTCGGTCGGCTGGGTCGCATGGAGGTTCATCGCGTCCTCTTTCGCAGATTCCAGCGTAACCATTGGATAGTCCCTGTGCAAAGTCGCACTCGTTCAATCGACGTTTCACACCGCTTGCGCTCTTCTCGTCCAGTTTTTTTACTCGTTCACGCGCGTCGCAAGCGATCGCGGCTAAATGTTCATGCGGATCACGCTTTCACGACGCTGTCAACACTCCTCGAGCGTAAATGCGAAGTCGCTGCCCTCCACGCGTGATTTGGCGGTCAGCGGGCCTCGCCCCTCATGTCCCTTGCCGTCGATCCGCATCTGTCCCGCCGTCCGGCACGCCAAGCCGGTCCCTTGCCGGAACAGAACCACGTCGCCCGCCAAATCTCGGGCGACGACGTGACTCTGCGGGCCAGGGCCGACGATGCACGAATCGGCCATCAGTAGCACGCCGTCCAAGGCGGGCAGCGTGCGATGTGGACTCATCAGCTCCAGCCGCGCCGTGAAACTGAGCGGATGCGGGCGGCGAAACCGCAGCCGCACCCCGTTGCCCAGCTCGATCACCCGGCCGTCGGCAAGGGTCGTCGGCCGTTCAATCGCTCGGCCGTCAACCTTCACCATCCGCACCGGGTCGATCACATATCCCTCCTCGTCGCGATGGATCAGCGCATGCCGCCGCGACAGATCGCCCAAGATCGGCACGTCGGGAGAGTTTTCCGACGCGGCTTGCCCCAACACGATCTCGTCGCCGAGGCAAACGAGAAAGCCGCCGACCGCGTCGATCCAAAGGCGAAATCGTTGCTGTCCGGAAGTCGTTGCCATGGTAGTCGGCCGAATCACGGTTCGATCCTTCGTGGCAAGAAACGGCATGAGGAGGCGTCGCCAGGCCGCACCGTCGTTTGAGCCAGCCGTTCGCAGTTGTTCGGCCACCGCTCGCACTTCGCTCCAGCGCTGCCTGAGCAGCGCTCGTTGCAATCGCTCGGCTAGCTGGCGTCGATCGTACATTTTAGCAAGGGTCAGGGGTCGAAGGTCAGGGGTCAGGGAGAGTGAGGCTGCTGGAAGCAGTCGGCGCTCCAATCGCCGTTCGACTGGGGCGTGCCTTTGGGCTTTGCCCCAGCCGGCCAACCCTTTATTTCTCCACCTTAGCGACCTTGACCGGATCATGGCCGGGGCCGAAGTAATCGGTCACCTGATCGACGATATTGGCCGGCGTCGCGGAATCGAGCGGAATTCCATCGTTTAGGTTGCTCTCGGCGTTGACCATTTTCTCCGCGACTTGCAGCCGCGTCCGCAGATCGGTCACGAGTTCCTTCACCTGGCCCAACTGGCTGTCGTCGAATTGATAGTTGCTCGTGGTTTCGGCCACTTCGACCATCTTCTTGCGGGCTTC encodes:
- a CDS encoding FHA domain-containing protein, with protein sequence MYDRRQLAERLQRALLRQRWSEVRAVAEQLRTAGSNDGAAWRRLLMPFLATKDRTVIRPTTMATTSGQQRFRLWIDAVGGFLVCLGDEIVLGQAASENSPDVPILGDLSRRHALIHRDEEGYVIDPVRMVKVDGRAIERPTTLADGRVIELGNGVRLRFRRPHPLSFTARLELMSPHRTLPALDGVLLMADSCIVGPGPQSHVVARDLAGDVVLFRQGTGLACRTAGQMRIDGKGHEGRGPLTAKSRVEGSDFAFTLEEC